In the genome of Bacteriovorax sp. Seq25_V, the window AGCTGTCTTGGCTACTTCGGATTAAGTGTGGATAACGTTACAGTAGGAGAGTCACCTCTTTGGCTTTCTAAGCGTCTTAAGGCCGTAGGTCTTAGACCAATTAACAATATTGTTGATATCTCAAACTACGTGATGCTAGAGCTTGGTATCCCACTTCACATTTTCGATCGCGACAAGATTCAAGATGGAAAGGTTGTGATCTCAAAACTCGCTTCACCTACAAAATTTACAACTCTCGACGAAATCGAGCGCGACCTCATCCCGGGTGACACAGTAATAAGCGATGGTCAAAAACCACTGGTTCTCGCTGGTATCATGGGCGGTCTTAATAGTGGAGTTGACGAGAATACAAAAAATATCTTCATCGAAGTTGCAAACTGGAAAGCCGCCGAAGTTCGTTCAACTTCAACTCGCCTAGGACTAAGAACCGATTCTTCTTCTCGTTACGAAAAGACTCTCGATTCTTTAAGTCTAGAAAAAACACTTCTACGTACGCTTGAATACGTTTTAAAACTTTGCCCAAGCGCAACTGTAAATGGCGACATCCAGTACGATGGACCAGATCTCTCAAAGATCCCAACTCTAAAGATCAAGTCTTCACAAAAATCAATTGCCACAAAAATAGGAAAAGAAATTTCTTTCGAAGAAATGAAAACAATTTTCGAATCTCTTGCTTTCATTGTTGATGGTGATGCATCAGAATTTGAAGTAACTGTTCCAACATTCAGAGCGACAAAAGACATCGAATGCGAATCATGTCTTGTTGAAGAAATCGGACGAATCATTGGCTTCGATAATATCGATCCTGTCTCTCCACTTGTAGAAGTTGTTCCTGTAAAACTAGAAGCTGCTGGAAAGCTTCACCGTAAGCTACGTGACTTCTACGCTTATCACGCTAATGCATTTGAAGTAATGACTTACCCAATGATTGGTGAAGCTCTTTTAAATAAAGCAATGTATCCCGTAGACAAGGGCCTAGAGCTTATCAATGCACTTTCTAAGGACACTGAGCTTATGCGTGCTACTATGGTTCCAGGTTTTCTCGAGGCCATCGCTAAGAACGCAAAGAACGAAGATCAATTCCGTTTCTTTGAACTTGGTAGAACATACCACAGCGACGAAAAGAAATTCTGTACAGAAAAAAGCATGCTTGCAGTTGCTTATTTCTCAAAAGAAAAAACACCATTCATGGAACTTACTAACGATGTTATGCGGTCTCTTGATGCAACTAATATCAGTTACCAAATGAGTGAAAGACATCCAAAGTTCAAAAGTGCTGTTGTAGATGAAGATTGGAAAGGTATCCACCCATACGAATTTTACAATATCAGAATACAAGGAAAGATGGATGGAGTTGTATTCTCTGTACATCCAATCGTTTTAAAAGCTTTCAAGATCAAAGGAAACGTCTCGATTGCCCTTGTTGACTTATCTACAGTTGAATCGCGTGAACAAAAAGATAAAACAAAGTACAAACCACTTTCTAAATTTCCGGGTTCTACTTTTGATTGTACGGTTGTTTGTGGCGCTGAAATTCCTTCTGCAAACGTTCTTGCGTCCCTTTCAAAGCTGAAAATTAAGCAATTAACGGCTTCCAAAGTAGTTGACGTCTTCACATTAGAAGATGGGAACAAGGCCGTGACAGTAAGAAATCACTTTGCTGACCCAGAACAAACGCTTTCGGGAGACTTTATTACTGAATCTAGTAATAAGATTGTCGAAACTCTTCAAAAAAGTGGCTTCGCTCTCAAGCAATAATTCAAAAAACAATAATATTTCACTAAAAAAGGCCGATTTATTCGGCCTTTTTCTTTTTCTTGAACTTTTTTCACTATTTCTCTTAAGTATTTCCAGAAACCGACGATACTCCTCACTCTGAAATTAATCCCCTAGTTGAGATTATAAGTATCTGAATTAACATTAGGACAACCTTAATAATGTTAGTTGTACTTATGTTAGGCATTAGCTAAGCTAATTCTCTCTAAATAATTAATTTTAAAAGAAAAAAAAATGCAAAAAAATTAAAATAAAATGAAAAAAAGTATTGACGGGTGAGATGGTTCTGAGTAATATGCCCCTCGTCCCAAGCA includes:
- the pheT gene encoding phenylalanine--tRNA ligase subunit beta translates to MLISIDWIKDFVNLPEGLTPKEVGEKFTLATAEVEDVISIGEHLEKITVVEVLEKEPHPEADKLNLVTFTNGTDKFKVVCGASNVVVGMRTAYAPLGVTLPNGLTLEPKKIRGVLSEGMLCSEEELGFKEESDGILELAKDAKLGMTMLELFNETKDIILDVDNKSLTHRPDLWGHYGLAREFATVFRNELQNPFTSQWTQDLKAKTNSNKAPVTISVSEDSSCLGYFGLSVDNVTVGESPLWLSKRLKAVGLRPINNIVDISNYVMLELGIPLHIFDRDKIQDGKVVISKLASPTKFTTLDEIERDLIPGDTVISDGQKPLVLAGIMGGLNSGVDENTKNIFIEVANWKAAEVRSTSTRLGLRTDSSSRYEKTLDSLSLEKTLLRTLEYVLKLCPSATVNGDIQYDGPDLSKIPTLKIKSSQKSIATKIGKEISFEEMKTIFESLAFIVDGDASEFEVTVPTFRATKDIECESCLVEEIGRIIGFDNIDPVSPLVEVVPVKLEAAGKLHRKLRDFYAYHANAFEVMTYPMIGEALLNKAMYPVDKGLELINALSKDTELMRATMVPGFLEAIAKNAKNEDQFRFFELGRTYHSDEKKFCTEKSMLAVAYFSKEKTPFMELTNDVMRSLDATNISYQMSERHPKFKSAVVDEDWKGIHPYEFYNIRIQGKMDGVVFSVHPIVLKAFKIKGNVSIALVDLSTVESREQKDKTKYKPLSKFPGSTFDCTVVCGAEIPSANVLASLSKLKIKQLTASKVVDVFTLEDGNKAVTVRNHFADPEQTLSGDFITESSNKIVETLQKSGFALKQ